In a single window of the Vibrio celticus genome:
- a CDS encoding TolC family protein, producing the protein MKPTTSVFVMNTSLVVAAALPMALFSSATLAATTASASNAQHISAHDQASSTQHLNTLIEIALSEDGNRKQYFAQSQAMRETGIASSTLMDPKLKVGFGGLPVDSFQFDEDPMTNISVGLMQQFERGDTLNLQQKKAGQQADALALQVQARELTVANSMTQLWLELGYQQKAESVIRQNRRLLVELENYVQTNYSIGKSEAQDLLNAQLQVSKLDEKLQANQQVQRRLISQLSEWLGSDWLGSQVLDSQGTLNATNQIDWSLLESKLATNIDSTKHYQLLTDHPLVKISDVSISSNQTQVELAEQAYTPQFGVEVMYARRQANNMAGETASDLVSAYVTVDIPLFTGNRQDKNLSAAQYQVGAAKSQKDTLLSQMNAQVNALLVDRSNLIQRLDRYQTSLLPQTAARISAVERGYQNNTAQFNDVISATTDELALKLEKQRLITDLNIVNSKLAALVSGFEYQLNQPQLSSSATKHTANQ; encoded by the coding sequence ATGAAACCAACAACCTCTGTGTTTGTCATGAACACGAGCTTAGTGGTTGCTGCTGCCTTGCCTATGGCCTTGTTTTCAAGTGCTACGCTCGCGGCTACCACGGCGTCAGCTTCAAACGCTCAACACATTTCAGCACATGACCAAGCAAGCTCGACGCAGCACCTCAATACACTGATTGAGATTGCTTTAAGCGAAGATGGAAATCGCAAGCAGTACTTTGCTCAGTCTCAAGCGATGCGAGAAACGGGTATTGCCAGCTCGACCTTAATGGACCCGAAATTGAAAGTTGGATTTGGCGGTTTGCCTGTCGATAGCTTTCAATTCGACGAAGACCCGATGACTAATATATCGGTAGGGCTGATGCAGCAGTTTGAGCGTGGCGATACGCTTAACCTCCAACAGAAAAAGGCAGGCCAGCAGGCTGATGCTTTAGCTTTGCAGGTGCAAGCAAGAGAATTGACGGTTGCGAATAGCATGACGCAGCTTTGGCTTGAGTTAGGTTATCAGCAAAAGGCTGAGTCGGTGATTCGTCAAAATCGTCGTTTGTTGGTTGAGCTTGAAAACTATGTACAAACCAATTACTCGATTGGTAAAAGTGAAGCGCAAGATCTGCTTAACGCTCAGCTTCAAGTGAGCAAGCTTGATGAGAAACTTCAGGCAAACCAGCAAGTTCAGCGCCGCTTAATCTCTCAGCTTTCTGAATGGTTGGGTTCTGATTGGCTAGGCTCTCAGGTTCTTGATTCTCAGGGCACACTGAATGCAACTAACCAAATCGATTGGTCATTGTTGGAAAGCAAATTAGCGACCAATATCGATTCAACCAAGCACTACCAGCTACTGACTGACCATCCTTTGGTTAAGATCTCCGATGTCAGTATTTCCTCCAATCAAACTCAGGTCGAGTTAGCAGAGCAAGCTTATACCCCGCAGTTTGGGGTGGAAGTGATGTATGCACGCCGTCAAGCCAATAACATGGCGGGTGAAACAGCTTCTGATCTGGTGAGTGCTTATGTGACAGTCGACATCCCTCTGTTTACAGGGAACCGACAAGATAAAAACTTATCGGCTGCTCAGTATCAAGTTGGTGCGGCCAAATCTCAAAAAGACACCTTACTTTCCCAAATGAACGCGCAAGTGAACGCATTGCTGGTGGACAGATCAAATCTGATCCAGCGATTAGATCGCTATCAAACGTCCTTGCTTCCTCAAACCGCAGCCCGAATCAGCGCGGTTGAGAGGGGCTATCAAAACAATACCGCCCAGTTTAACGATGTTATTTCAGCAACGACCGATGAGCTGGCGCTTAAGTTAGAGAAACAACGTTTGATCACCGATCTCAACATCGTTAACAGCAAACTGGCGGCGTTAGTCAGTGGCTTTGAATACCAACTAAACCAACCACAACTCAGCTCAAGCGCAACTAAACACACAGCCAATCAATAA
- a CDS encoding VCBS domain-containing protein: MANKKNVETNKKNTEIKNKKSNELEQKKPTQKKKRRLHSHLKVNIPLFQSLMMILPSLAKHSAAESIDNSSDAADQVIANNVTEKDVTDDHSKADSSAVALQEAQTSDNDVNSTLSASHAAHGSSSHLVPSHHLSTLSHPQVHYIPSVSMPTISSGSNGQPIHSNAPTTPALPVTFMPEVIKGTYGELHVDANGQYTFVLNPNSPQYILLNQHQPGTDHFALHLSNGSSIIVQIPVTGKQDTPSISGDLTGVVTEDHNIDSQGLLHANGKIDVIDPDQNESSVTPEVISGKYGSLTIDADGHWQYQVDNSLSNVQALTAATSLHESFTIHTKDGTPQTIDMTIGGNDDNAVITGVDAGTLTEDLTTQVQGQLSVTDSDLGEDHFQASQVTSNFGTLSITKDGAWTYSLDNNNPVVQRLGQGSTATDIVTVHSADGTAHQVMVTINGTNDHAVITSSTANSPSSFFAIGTNNGSSQVTEDKDLTVSGQLNITDIDSKEAHFSNSDLKGRLGTLHLKDNGDWTYDLDNKNPQVQALGQGSATTDIITIHSADGTPHQIAITVNGTNDKAVISGTSAGAVTEESQLQTSGILTVTDVDTGEAHFATSSTGSTDIAGSFGTLHLTDTGSWTYDLDNTNPTVQALGKGSTATDTITVHSADGTPHQVTITVNGTNDAATVSSATVAIYETDKAVTTSGTLTSTDVDNPDNAFTPDSITGTNGDLTIDANGHWTFTANSAFNQLNVGDKVEETFTVSSIDGTSSTIKVTINGTNDTATVSSATVAIDETDKAVTTSGTLTSIDVDNPDNTFTPDSISGTNGDLTIDASGHWVFTANSSFNQLNVGDKVEETFTVSSVDGTPSTIKVTINGTNDAATVSSATIAIDETDKAVTTSGTLTSTDVDNPDNTFTPDSITGTNGDLTIDASGHWVFTANSSFNQLNVGDKVEETFTVSSVDGTPSTIKVTINGTNDAATVSTATVSVDETDSAITTSGTLTSIDVDNPDNTFTPDSISGTNGDLTIDANGHWVFTANSAFNQLNVGDKVEETFTVSSIDGTSSTIKVTINGTNDAATVSSATVAIDETDKAVTTSGTLTSTDVDNQDNAFTPDSITGTNGDLTIDANGHWAFTANSAFNQLNVGDKVEETFTVSSIDGTPSTIKVTINGTNDAATVSSATVAIDETDKVVTTSGTLTSTDVDNPDNTFTPDSISGTNGDLTIDANGHWMFTANSAFNQLNVGDKVEETFTVSSIDGTASTIKVTINGTNDKATVSTATVSVDETDKAVTTSGTLTSTDVDNPDNTFTPDSITGSNGDLTIDANGHWTFTANNAFNQLNVGDKVEETFTVSSVDGTPSTIKVTINGTNDAATVSTATVSVDETDKAVTTSGTLTSTDVDNPDNTFTPDSIAGTNGDLTIDANGHWVFTANSAFNQLNIGDKVEETFTVSSIDGTPSTIKVTINGTNDTATVSSATVAIDETDKAVTTSGTLTSTDVDNPDNTFTPDSITGSNGDLTIDANGHWVFTSNNAFNQLNVGDKVEETFTVSSIDGTTSTIKVMINGTNDAATVSTATASVDETDSAITTSGTLTSTDVDNPDNTFTPDSITGTNGDLTIDANGHWTFTANSAFNQLNVGDKVEETFTVSSIDGTSSTIKVTINGTNDAATVSSATVAIDETDKAVTTSGTLTSIDVDNPDNTFTPDSISGTNGDLTIDASGHWVFTANSSFNQLNVGDKVEETFTVSSVDGTPSTIKVTINGTNDAATVSSATIAIDETDKAVTTSGTLTSTDVDNPDNTFTPDSITGTNGDLTIDANGHWMFTANSAFNQLNVGDKVEETFTVSSIDGTASTIKVTINGTNDKATVSTATVSVDETDKAVTTSGTLTSTDVDNPDNTFTPDSITGSNGDLTIDANGHWTFTANNAFNQLNVGDKVEETFTVSSVDGTPSTIKVTINGTNDAATVSTATVSVDETDKAVTTSGTLTSTDVDNPDNTFTPDSIAGTNGDLTIDASGHWVFTANSAFNQLNIGDKVEETFTVSSIDGTPSTIKVTINGTNDTATVSSATVAIDETDKAVTTSGTLTSTDVDNPDNAFTPDSITGTNGDLTIDANGHWTFTANSAFNQLNVGDKVEETFTVSSIDGTSSTIKVTINGTNDTATVSSATVAIDETDKAVTTSGTLTSIDVDNPDNTFTPDSISGTNGDLTIDANGHWVFTANSAFNQLNIGDKVEETFTVSSIDGTPSTIKVTINGTNDTATVSSATVAIDETDKAVTTSGTLTSTDVDNPDNTFTPDSISGTNGDLTIDASGHWVFTANSSFNQLNVGDKVEETFTVSSVDGTPSTIKVTINGTNDAATVSSATIAIDETDKAVTTSGTLTSTDVDNPDNTFTPDSITGTNGDLTIDANGHWVFTANSAFNQLNVGDKIEETFTVSPIDGTLRRSRSQLMALTTLLLSAVRPSPLMKPTKQ, translated from the coding sequence ATGGCTAACAAAAAAAACGTCGAAACAAACAAGAAAAATACAGAAATCAAAAATAAGAAAAGTAACGAGCTAGAGCAAAAGAAACCAACACAAAAAAAGAAGCGCAGACTGCATTCACATCTAAAAGTGAATATCCCACTTTTTCAGTCACTCATGATGATTTTGCCATCATTGGCTAAACACTCTGCTGCAGAGAGTATAGACAATTCCAGCGACGCTGCAGATCAAGTAATCGCAAATAACGTGACCGAAAAAGATGTCACCGATGACCATAGCAAGGCGGACTCATCAGCGGTTGCTCTCCAAGAAGCTCAGACGAGTGACAACGACGTAAACTCAACCTTAAGTGCAAGTCATGCCGCCCATGGTTCGAGCTCTCACTTGGTTCCTTCTCATCATTTATCGACGCTTTCTCACCCGCAAGTCCATTACATTCCTTCGGTATCGATGCCGACTATCTCCTCAGGAAGTAACGGTCAGCCGATTCATTCGAATGCGCCTACGACGCCCGCTTTACCCGTCACCTTTATGCCAGAAGTCATAAAAGGTACGTACGGAGAGCTTCATGTTGATGCAAATGGTCAATACACATTCGTATTGAATCCAAATTCTCCTCAATACATACTGTTGAATCAGCACCAACCAGGTACTGACCATTTTGCGTTACACCTATCTAATGGCTCGAGCATCATTGTTCAGATACCGGTAACAGGTAAGCAAGACACGCCAAGTATTTCTGGAGACTTAACAGGTGTCGTCACAGAAGATCACAATATTGATTCACAAGGCTTGTTACATGCGAACGGCAAAATCGATGTCATAGACCCTGACCAAAATGAAAGTTCGGTTACACCGGAAGTTATCTCAGGTAAATATGGTTCATTAACTATCGATGCTGATGGACATTGGCAGTATCAAGTTGATAACTCGCTCTCTAATGTTCAAGCTTTAACCGCAGCCACTTCACTGCATGAAAGTTTCACAATTCACACCAAAGATGGCACACCGCAAACCATCGATATGACGATTGGCGGGAACGACGACAATGCAGTAATTACGGGTGTGGATGCTGGCACGTTAACTGAAGATTTAACGACACAAGTTCAAGGGCAGCTTTCGGTAACGGACTCTGATCTTGGAGAGGACCACTTTCAAGCCTCACAAGTGACTAGTAATTTCGGTACGCTAAGCATCACCAAAGACGGTGCGTGGACATACAGTTTAGACAACAATAACCCAGTAGTTCAAAGACTTGGCCAAGGTTCAACTGCGACAGACATCGTCACTGTTCACTCAGCTGATGGTACAGCGCATCAAGTTATGGTTACGATCAATGGCACCAACGACCATGCAGTAATCACGAGTAGTACAGCAAATTCACCAAGTTCGTTTTTCGCTATCGGGACAAATAATGGCTCAAGCCAAGTTACTGAAGATAAAGACCTAACGGTTTCAGGCCAACTCAACATCACCGATATCGACTCAAAAGAGGCGCATTTTTCTAATTCCGACCTCAAGGGGAGACTGGGTACTTTACACCTTAAAGACAATGGCGATTGGACCTACGATCTAGATAATAAAAATCCACAAGTTCAGGCTCTTGGTCAAGGCTCTGCAACAACAGACATCATAACCATCCACTCCGCCGACGGCACTCCTCATCAAATTGCAATTACCGTTAACGGCACCAATGATAAAGCCGTGATAAGTGGAACCAGTGCCGGCGCGGTAACCGAAGAGTCCCAACTTCAGACCTCGGGCATACTGACTGTTACGGATGTGGATACCGGTGAAGCGCACTTCGCTACTTCATCCACAGGAAGTACCGATATTGCAGGCTCGTTTGGTACGCTTCATCTGACCGATACTGGTTCTTGGACGTACGATCTTGATAACACTAACCCGACCGTTCAAGCATTAGGTAAGGGCTCGACAGCTACTGATACCATCACCGTTCATTCTGCTGATGGCACGCCGCATCAAGTGACTATCACAGTAAATGGCACTAATGACGCAGCTACTGTCAGCAGTGCGACCGTTGCCATCTATGAAACCGACAAAGCGGTAACCACCTCAGGCACACTAACCAGTACTGACGTGGATAACCCAGACAATGCGTTTACGCCGGATTCGATTACTGGCACCAATGGCGACCTGACTATTGATGCTAATGGTCATTGGACATTCACCGCCAACAGCGCATTTAATCAATTGAATGTTGGCGATAAAGTCGAAGAGACCTTCACGGTGTCGTCTATTGATGGCACATCCTCGACCATCAAAGTCACGATTAACGGCACTAACGATACCGCAACTGTTAGCAGTGCGACCGTCGCCATTGATGAAACCGACAAAGCAGTAACGACATCAGGCACCCTCACCAGTATCGACGTCGATAATCCAGATAATACCTTCACACCGGATTCGATTTCAGGCACCAACGGTGACCTCACTATTGATGCCAGTGGGCATTGGGTGTTCACCGCCAACAGTTCGTTTAATCAATTGAATGTTGGCGATAAAGTCGAAGAGACCTTTACTGTGTCGTCTGTAGATGGCACACCGTCCACCATCAAGGTGACGATCAACGGCACTAACGATGCCGCAACTGTCAGCAGTGCGACCATTGCCATCGATGAGACCGACAAAGCAGTAACTACCTCAGGCACGCTAACCAGTACCGATGTGGACAACCCAGACAATACGTTTACGCCGGATTCAATTACTGGCACCAACGGTGACCTGACTATTGATGCCAGTGGACATTGGGTGTTCACCGCCAACAGTTCGTTTAATCAATTGAATGTTGGCGATAAAGTCGAAGAGACCTTTACTGTGTCGTCTGTAGATGGCACACCGTCCACCATCAAGGTTACGATTAATGGCACTAACGATGCAGCGACAGTCAGTACCGCAACAGTCAGTGTGGATGAAACGGACAGCGCCATAACAACTTCTGGAACCCTCACCAGTATCGACGTCGATAATCCAGATAATACATTCACACCGGATTCGATTTCAGGCACCAACGGTGACCTGACTATTGATGCCAATGGTCACTGGGTATTTACCGCGAACAGCGCGTTTAATCAGCTAAACGTCGGCGATAAGGTCGAAGAGACCTTCACGGTGTCGTCTATTGATGGCACATCCTCGACCATCAAAGTCACGATTAACGGCACTAACGACGCCGCAACTGTCAGTAGCGCGACCGTTGCCATCGATGAAACCGACAAAGCGGTAACAACTTCAGGCACCCTCACCAGTACCGACGTGGATAATCAAGATAATGCGTTTACACCGGATTCGATTACTGGCACCAATGGCGACCTGACTATTGATGCTAATGGTCATTGGGCGTTCACCGCCAACAGCGCGTTTAACCAATTAAACGTCGGCGATAAAGTCGAAGAGACCTTTACGGTATCGTCCATCGATGGCACACCGTCGACCATAAAAGTGACGATTAACGGCACTAACGACGCCGCAACTGTTAGCAGTGCGACCGTTGCTATCGATGAGACAGACAAAGTGGTAACGACATCAGGAACATTGACTAGTACCGATGTTGATAATCCAGATAATACCTTCACGCCGGATTCTATTTCAGGCACCAACGGTGACCTGACTATTGATGCCAATGGTCATTGGATGTTCACCGCGAACAGTGCGTTTAACCAATTAAACGTCGGCGACAAAGTCGAAGAGACCTTCACTGTCTCGTCTATTGATGGCACTGCGTCAACGATCAAAGTGACAATTAATGGCACCAATGATAAAGCGACGGTCAGTACCGCAACTGTAAGTGTGGATGAAACCGACAAAGCAGTAACCACATCAGGCACGTTAACCAGTACTGACGTGGATAACCCAGACAATACCTTCACACCCGACTCGATTACTGGATCTAACGGCGACCTGACTATTGATGCTAATGGGCATTGGACATTCACAGCCAACAACGCGTTTAACCAATTAAACGTCGGCGATAAAGTCGAAGAGACCTTCACGGTATCGTCGGTTGATGGCACACCCTCGACCATCAAAGTGACGATTAATGGCACCAACGATGCAGCGACAGTCAGTACCGCAACAGTCAGCGTGGATGAGACTGATAAAGCGGTAACGACATCAGGAACATTGACTAGTACCGATGTAGACAACCCAGACAATACGTTTACGCCGGATTCGATTGCAGGCACCAACGGTGACCTGACTATTGATGCTAATGGTCATTGGGTATTTACTGCCAACAGCGCGTTTAATCAATTAAACATCGGCGATAAAGTCGAAGAAACCTTCACTGTCTCGTCCATCGATGGCACACCTTCCACCATAAAAGTCACGATTAACGGTACTAACGACACCGCTACTGTCAGCAGTGCGACCGTCGCCATCGATGAAACCGACAAAGCAGTAACCACATCAGGCACGCTAACCAGTACTGACGTGGATAACCCAGACAATACCTTCACACCCGACTCGATTACTGGATCTAACGGCGACCTGACTATTGATGCTAATGGGCATTGGGTGTTCACCTCGAACAACGCATTTAACCAATTAAACGTCGGCGATAAAGTCGAAGAGACTTTCACTGTCTCGTCTATTGATGGCACAACGTCAACGATCAAAGTGATGATTAACGGTACTAACGATGCAGCGACAGTCAGTACCGCAACAGCCAGTGTGGATGAAACGGACAGCGCTATAACAACTTCTGGAACCCTCACCAGTACCGATGTGGACAACCCAGACAACACGTTTACTCCTGATTCGATTACTGGCACCAATGGCGACCTGACTATTGATGCTAATGGTCATTGGACATTCACCGCCAACAGCGCATTTAATCAATTAAACGTCGGCGATAAAGTCGAAGAGACCTTCACGGTGTCGTCTATTGATGGCACATCCTCGACCATCAAAGTCACGATTAACGGCACTAACGATGCCGCAACTGTTAGCAGTGCGACCGTCGCCATTGATGAAACCGACAAAGCAGTAACGACATCAGGCACCCTCACCAGTATCGACGTCGATAATCCAGATAATACCTTCACACCGGATTCGATTTCAGGCACCAACGGTGACCTCACTATTGATGCCAGTGGGCATTGGGTGTTCACCGCCAACAGTTCGTTTAATCAATTGAATGTTGGCGATAAAGTCGAAGAGACCTTTACTGTGTCGTCTGTAGATGGCACACCGTCCACCATCAAGGTGACGATCAACGGCACTAACGATGCCGCAACTGTCAGCAGTGCGACCATTGCCATCGATGAGACCGACAAAGCAGTAACTACCTCAGGCACGCTAACCAGTACCGATGTGGACAACCCAGACAATACGTTTACGCCGGATTCAATTACTGGCACCAACGGTGACCTGACTATTGATGCCAATGGTCATTGGATGTTCACCGCGAACAGTGCGTTTAACCAATTAAACGTCGGCGACAAAGTCGAAGAGACCTTCACTGTCTCGTCTATTGATGGCACTGCGTCAACGATCAAAGTGACAATTAATGGCACCAATGATAAAGCGACGGTCAGTACCGCAACTGTAAGTGTGGATGAAACCGACAAAGCAGTAACCACATCAGGCACGTTAACCAGTACTGACGTGGATAACCCAGACAATACCTTCACACCCGACTCGATTACTGGATCTAACGGCGACCTGACTATTGATGCTAATGGGCATTGGACATTCACAGCCAACAACGCGTTTAACCAATTAAACGTCGGCGATAAAGTCGAAGAGACCTTCACGGTATCGTCGGTTGATGGCACACCCTCGACCATCAAAGTGACGATTAATGGCACCAACGATGCAGCGACAGTCAGTACCGCAACAGTCAGCGTGGATGAGACTGATAAAGCGGTAACGACATCAGGAACATTGACTAGTACCGATGTAGACAACCCAGACAATACGTTTACGCCGGATTCGATTGCAGGCACCAACGGTGACCTGACTATTGATGCCAGTGGTCATTGGGTATTTACTGCCAACAGCGCGTTTAATCAATTAAACATCGGCGATAAAGTCGAAGAAACCTTCACTGTCTCGTCCATCGATGGCACACCTTCCACCATAAAAGTCACGATTAACGGTACTAACGACACCGCTACTGTCAGCAGTGCGACCGTCGCCATCGATGAAACCGACAAAGCGGTAACCACCTCAGGCACACTAACCAGTACTGACGTGGATAACCCAGACAATGCGTTTACGCCGGATTCGATTACTGGCACCAATGGCGACCTGACTATTGATGCTAATGGTCATTGGACATTCACCGCCAACAGCGCATTTAATCAATTAAACGTCGGCGATAAAGTCGAAGAGACCTTCACGGTGTCGTCTATTGATGGCACATCCTCGACCATCAAAGTCACGATTAACGGCACTAACGATACCGCAACTGTTAGCAGTGCGACCGTCGCCATTGATGAAACCGACAAAGCAGTAACGACATCAGGCACCCTCACCAGTATCGACGTCGATAATCCAGATAATACCTTCACACCGGATTCGATTTCAGGCACCAACGGTGACCTGACTATTGATGCTAATGGTCATTGGGTATTTACTGCCAACAGCGCGTTTAATCAATTAAACATCGGCGATAAAGTCGAAGAAACCTTCACTGTCTCGTCCATCGATGGCACACCTTCCACCATAAAAGTCACGATTAACGGTACTAACGACACCGCTACTGTCAGCAGTGCGACCGTCGCCATCGATGAAACCGACAAAGCAGTAACCACATCAGGCACGCTAACCAGTACTGACGTGGATAACCCAGATAATACCTTCACACCGGATTCGATTTCAGGCACCAACGGTGACCTCACTATTGATGCCAGTGGGCATTGGGTGTTCACCGCCAACAGTTCGTTTAATCAATTGAATGTTGGCGATAAAGTCGAAGAGACCTTTACTGTGTCGTCTGTAGATGGCACACCGTCCACCATCAAGGTGACGATCAACGGCACTAACGATGCCGCAACTGTCAGCAGTGCGACCATTGCCATCGATGAGACCGACAAAGCAGTAACTACCTCAGGCACGCTAACCAGTACCGATGTGGACAACCCAGACAATACGTTTACGCCGGATTCAATTACTGGCACCAACGGTGACCTCACTATTGATGCTAATGGGCATTGGGTGTTCACCGCCAACAGTGCGTTTAATCAATTGAACGTCGGCGACAAGATCGAAGAGACCTTCACGGTGTCGCCCATCGATGGCACCCTTCGACGATCAAGGTCACAATTAATGGCACTAACGACGCTGCTACTGTCAGCAGTGCGACCGTCGCCATTGATGAAACCGACAAAGCAGTAA
- a CDS encoding efflux RND transporter periplasmic adaptor subunit: MNTVKVATIALLVGGALGFGVNHFLINPAHDMSAMATSTDAEVSKQTKDEPLYWVAPMDPNYQRDKPGQSPMGMDLIPVYADDVNGGAKDKPGTVFIDSSVENNLGVKTAKVKFEALSPRIETVGYVAFDESTLWQTNVRVSGWVEKLYINAVGEKVNKGDVLFTLYSPELVKAQEELISAYKTGRKGLIKGSTERLITLGVDKTQIRAITRKGKASQTIEVKAPADGVIASLNIREGGYLSPAQAVISAGPLGEVWVDAEVFERQAHWISSGSNAVMTLDAIPGKEWLGNVDYVYPILDPKTRTLRVRLKFSNPNGELKPNMFANIALKPISDEAVLTIPRSSVIHSGGMTRVVMSEGFGKYRSARIEVGREAGEKIEVLQGLEQGESIVTSAHFMLDSESSQSADLSRINGVEEEAETVWANGEISDVMQGSRMVTINHQPVPEWDWPGMVMNFTFAEGLDMSDVKRGKAIDFEMRKTESGQYEVVDYKVNKHKIAGEVWVTGDITMLMADFGMITVKHQPVPEWNWKAGEMNFQASDDLDLSEFAEGQTIRFLVAKQGSDYVLQSLEPTNSTGEGEL, encoded by the coding sequence ATGAATACAGTAAAAGTAGCAACAATCGCTTTATTGGTCGGTGGTGCATTGGGTTTTGGTGTGAACCATTTTCTAATTAATCCAGCACACGACATGTCAGCAATGGCAACGAGTACAGACGCCGAAGTAAGTAAACAAACCAAGGATGAACCTCTGTATTGGGTGGCTCCGATGGATCCAAATTATCAGCGTGATAAGCCAGGTCAATCGCCAATGGGGATGGATCTTATCCCTGTGTATGCCGACGATGTGAACGGCGGAGCAAAAGATAAGCCCGGTACCGTGTTCATTGATTCGTCGGTAGAAAATAATCTGGGTGTCAAAACAGCGAAAGTTAAGTTCGAAGCGCTGTCTCCTCGGATTGAAACCGTGGGTTATGTGGCGTTCGATGAAAGTACATTGTGGCAAACCAACGTGCGTGTTTCTGGTTGGGTTGAGAAGCTCTACATCAACGCAGTGGGTGAGAAGGTAAACAAAGGTGATGTGCTTTTTACACTCTATTCTCCAGAGCTTGTTAAAGCACAAGAAGAGTTGATCAGTGCTTATAAAACGGGTCGTAAAGGTTTGATCAAGGGCTCGACTGAACGCTTAATTACCTTGGGTGTTGATAAGACTCAAATCCGCGCTATTACGCGCAAAGGCAAAGCCTCACAAACCATTGAAGTCAAAGCGCCAGCCGATGGTGTCATCGCAAGCCTGAATATCCGAGAAGGTGGTTATCTTTCACCTGCACAAGCGGTGATCAGTGCTGGTCCATTAGGCGAAGTATGGGTTGATGCTGAGGTGTTTGAGCGTCAAGCGCACTGGATCTCGTCAGGCAGCAATGCGGTGATGACGCTAGATGCCATTCCTGGCAAAGAGTGGTTGGGTAATGTCGATTACGTTTACCCAATCCTTGATCCAAAAACTCGAACCTTGCGCGTTCGTTTGAAGTTCTCCAATCCAAATGGCGAGCTTAAGCCAAATATGTTCGCCAATATTGCGCTGAAACCCATCAGTGATGAAGCCGTTCTTACTATCCCAAGATCGTCGGTTATTCACTCCGGTGGAATGACTCGAGTGGTGATGTCAGAAGGTTTTGGCAAGTATCGTTCTGCTCGTATTGAGGTTGGTCGTGAAGCTGGCGAAAAAATAGAGGTGCTTCAAGGGCTAGAGCAAGGTGAGAGTATTGTCACTTCTGCGCACTTCATGTTGGATTCTGAATCGAGCCAATCTGCTGATCTGTCACGCATCAATGGTGTTGAGGAAGAAGCTGAAACCGTGTGGGCAAATGGCGAAATTTCCGATGTTATGCAAGGCAGTCGCATGGTGACGATTAACCATCAGCCTGTTCCTGAATGGGATTGGCCGGGTATGGTGATGAATTTCACCTTTGCGGAAGGCTTAGACATGAGTGATGTGAAACGTGGTAAGGCGATTGATTTTGAGATGAGAAAGACAGAGTCAGGGCAGTACGAGGTTGTTGATTACAAGGTCAACAAACACAAGATCGCCGGCGAAGTTTGGGTAACGGGTGATATCACCATGTTGATGGCAGATTTTGGCATGATCACTGTAAAACATCAGCCAGTCCCTGAGTGGAATTGGAAAGCGGGTGAAATGAATTTCCAAGCCAGTGATGACCTTGATTTATCTGAGTTTGCCGAGGGTCAAACCATTCGGTTTCTAGTGGCGAAGCAGGGTTCTGATTATGTGCTCCAATCTCTCGAACCGACGAATAGCACGGGTGAGGGCGAACTATGA